The DNA window TCTGTTGCTTATGAAAACCATCATCTGGAATGACGCTGACCAGGGCATGACCTTTGAGCTGGGCGAAATTCCTGCCGACTTACTGCCCGTCGCGCAGAAGTGGCGAGACAACATGGTTGAAGCTGCTGCCGAAGCCAGCGATGAGCTGATGGACAAATACCTCGAAGGCGAAGAGCTGAGCGAGGCTGACATTAAAGCCGGTTTGCGTAAACGCACGCTGGCCAACGAAATTGTTCCGGTCGCCTGTGGTTCCGCCTTCAAAAATAAAGGCGTGCCAGCGGTACTGGATGCGGTGGTGGATTACCTGCCATCACCGACCGAAGTAAAGGCCATCGAGGGCGTACTGAACGACGCCAACGAAACGCCGGCAGAGCGTCATTCATCGGATGCTGAGCCTTTTGCCGCGCTGGCCTTCAAAATTGCCACCGATCCTTTTGTCGGCACCCTGACCTTTATCCGGGTGTATTCCGGTGTGCTGAATTCCGGTGACGCCGTGTATAACGCGGTGAAAGGCAAGCGCGAACGCGTTGGCCGTATGGTGCAGATGCACGCCAACAACCGCGAAGAAATCAAAGAAGTCCGGGCCGGCGATATTGCCGCCCTGATCGGTATGAAAGATGTCACCACCGGTGACACACTGTGTGACATGAATAACGTCATCACGCTGGAAAAAATGGACTTCCCGGAGCCGGTTATTTCGGTGGCGGTAGAGCCGAAAACCCAGGCTGACCAGGAAAAGATGGGCATCGCGCTGAGCAAGTTGGCGATGGAAGATCCGTCCTTCCGCGTTGAAACCGATGAGGAAACCGGCCAGACCATTATTTCCGGCATGGGTGAGCTGCATCTCGACATTATTGTCGACCGTATGCGTCGTGAATTCAGCGTTGACGCAAACGTCGGTAAGCCGCAGGTGGCCTACCGTGAAAAGATCACATCGACTGTCGAGATCGACAACAAGTTCGTGAAACAGTCCGGTGGTCGTGGCCAGTATGGTCACGTGGTTATCAGGTTCGAGCCCAGCGATGTAGAAGGCCTCGAATTTGTTAACGAAATCGTTGGTGGTGTCATTCCGAAGGAGTACATCCCGGCCGTTGAAAAAGGCATCGCTCAGCAAATGAAGAACGGTGTTCTGGCGGGTTATCCGCTGCTTGGCCTGAAGGCCACGTTGCTTGACGGCTCCTATCATGACGTGGATTCCAACGAAATGGCGTTCCGCATCGCGGCATCAATGGCCACCCGGCAGCTGTCTGAAAAAGGCAATGCGGTGCTGCTTGAGCCGGTGATGAAGGTAGAAGTGGTAACGCCGGAAGATTACATGGGTGATGTGGTGGGCGATCTTAACCGCCGCCGCGGTCTGATTTCCGGTATGGATGAAGGTCTGGCCGGTAAGGTAATTAACGCCAGTGTACCGTTGGCCGAAATGTTCGGTTACGCCACTGACCTGCGTTCCGCCTCTCAGGGCCGTGCGACCTACTCCATGGAATTTGAAAACTACTCGGAAGCACCTGCCAGTGTGACCGATCGCATCATTAAACGAGCTTAAATTACTCAAACTCTGAACGAGGTGTTCTATGGCTAAGGAAACGTTTGAACGTTCCAAACCCCACGTAAACGTGGGCACTATCGGTCACGTTGACCACGGTAAAACCACTCTGACAGCGGCGCTGACCCGCGTATGTTCAGAAGTATGGGGTGGTAAAGCAGTAGCGTTCGACGGTATCGACAAGGCACCGGAAGAGCGTGAGCGTGGTATCACCATTTCTACTTCTCACGTTGAATACGAGTCACCGACCCGCCACTACGCACACGTAGATTGCCCGGGCCACGCCGACTACGTTAAAAACATGATTACCGGTGCTGCCCAGATGGACGGCGCGATCCTGGTGTGTGGTTCAACTGACGGCCCGATGCCGCAGACCCGTGAGCACATCCTGCTGTCCCGTCAGGTAGGCGTACCTTACATTGTTGTGTTCCTGAACAAAGCTGACCTGCTGGCTGAAGACTGCGGCGGCGCGGATTCTGACGAATACGCCGAGATGCTGGAGCTGGTAGAAATGGAACTGCGTGACCTGCTGTCTGAATACGACTTCCCGGGTGACGACACTCCGATTATCCCAGGTTCTGCGCTGATGGCCCTGAACGGCCAGGATGAGAACGGCATGGGTACTTCTGCCGTTAAGAAACTGGTAGAAACTCTGGATGCTTACATTCCGGAACCTGAGCGTGCCATCGACGGCGCCTTCCTGATGCCGATCGAAGACGTATTCTCCATTCAGGGTCGTGGTACCGTAGTAACCGGTCGTGTAGAGCGTGGTATCGTTCGTACGGGTGAAGAACTGGCCATCGTTGGTATTCGTGAAACCACCAAGACCACCTGTACCGGTGTGGAAATGTTCCGCAAGATCCTGGACGAAGGCCGTGCTGGTGAAAACGTTGGTGTACTGCTGCGTGGTACCAAGCGTGATGACGTAGAGCGTGGTCAGGTACTGGCCAAGCCGGGCTCCATCACCCCGCACACCAAGTTTGAATCCGAAGTCTACGTACTGGGCAAAGACGAAGGCGGCCGTCACACTCCGTTCTTCAAAGGCTACCGTCCGCAGTTCTACTTCCGTACCACTGACGTAACCGGTTCAGTAGAACTGCCGGAAGGCGTAGAGATGGTAATGCCGGGCGACAACGTGAAACTGGTTGTTACCCTGATTCACCCGATCGCGATGGACGACGGTCTGCGCTTTGCGATCCGTGAAGGCGGCCGTACTGTAGGCGCCGGTGTTGTGGCTAAGATCATTGAATAATTCGCCCGGAGCGAATTATGACAGCCGGAGGCTGGCCCGATAGGGCGAGGGCAGGAAGCCCGCAGCAATGATGATTTTTGCCAGACGCTAGACGCTACAAGCGAAAAGCCGAAAGCGACAAAAAGCCCTGCCAGTAATGGTGGGGCTTTTTTTATGAGAGGAATAAAATGCTTCCAGCTTCCAGCTTCCAGCTTCCAGCTTCCAGCTTCCAGCTTCCAGCGTCTCCCGTCTCCCGTCTCCCGTCTCCCTTTTCACCAGCCAATAAAAAACCCCGCAGGCTTGCACCGGCGGGGTTTTTGTTCAGTCAGCAGCGATTACTTCGCGGCTTCCTTACGGGCTTTGGTCTCAGCGATTACTTTCTCTGACACGTTCGCCGGGCACGGCATGTAGTGAGAGAATTCCATCGAGAACTGGCCACGGCCAGAGGTGATGGTACGCAGGTGACCGATGTAGCCGAACATTTCGGACAGCGGAACATCGGCTTTAACGCGTACACCCGTAGCACCGGCTTCCTGGTCTTTGATCATGCCGCGACGACGGTTCAGGTCGCCGATCACGTCACCGACGTTATCTTCCGGAGTGAACACGTCCACTTTCATGACCGGTTCCAGCAGCTGGGCGCCGGCTTTCGGCATGGATTGACGGAATGCACCCTTGGCAGCGATTTCGAACGCGATGGCTGAGGAGTCAACCGCGTGGTAAGAACCGTCAAACAGTTCTACTTCTACGTCCAGTACCGGGAAGCCAGCCAACGGACCTTCGTTCATCATCAGGCGGAAGCCTTTTTCAACGGCAGGCCAGAATTCTTTCGGCACGTTACCGCCCACAACGGTGGACTTGAACGCAAAGCCAGTGCCTGGCTCGGCCGGACGGATGCGGTAGTCGATCTTACCGTACTGACCAGAACCACCAGACTGCTTCTTGTGGGTGTAGCTGTCTTCGATGGCTTTGGTAATGGTTTCGCGGTAAGCCACCTGCGGCTGACCAACGATCAGTTCCACACCGTAAGTACGCTTCAGAATGTCGACTTTAATATCCAGGTGCAGTTCGCCCATGCCTTTCAGGATGGTCTCACCAGAATCTTCATCGGTTTCAACCTGGAAGGTCGGATCTTCAGCCACCATCTTACCGATGGCGATACCCATCTTGTCGACCATGCTCTTGTCTTTCGGCTGCACGGCGATGGAGATTACCGGCTCCGGGAACACCATGGCTTCCAGAGTACAGGGGTGTTTCGGATCGCACAGGGTGTGACCGGTCTGTACGTTCTTCATGCCCACAACGGCGATGATGTCACCCGCCTGAGCAAAATCCAGTTCAGTACGCTGGTCAGCGTGCATTTCACACATACGACCGATACGTTCAGTCTTACCGGTGAAGCTGTTCAGAACGGTGTCGCCTTTACGCAGTTCGCCTGAGTAAATACGTACGAAGGTCAGGGCGCCGAATCGGTCGTCCATGATCTTGAATGCCAGGGCGCGCAGCGGCTCTTTCGGATCAACGATGGCTTTCTGGCCAGTCGGGTTACCTTCTTCGTCGGTCAGATCCTGTGGCTCAACTTCGGTCGGGGCCGGCAGGTAATCAACAACGGCGTCCAGAACCAGCTGCATGCCTTTGTTTTTGAAGGCAGAACCGCAGTAGGTCGGGAAGAATTTCAGATCGCGGGTGCCAAGACGGACACAGCGCTTGATGTCTTCAATGGACGGCTCTTCACCTTCCATGTACGCCATCATCAGGTCGTCGTCCATTTCTACCGCAGTTTCAACCAGCTGTTCGCGGTACATCTCAACGTCGTCAACCATATCGGCCGGAACATCACCAACGGTATAGGCTTCCGGATCGCCGGATGCGTCCCACACATACGCTTTGCGGGTCAGCAGATCAACAACACCGGTAAATTCGTCTTCACGACCGATCGGCAGCACCATGATCAGCGGGTTGGCCGCCAGAACGTTTTTAACCTGATCGGTAACGCGGAAGAAATCTGCACCCATACGGTCCAGTTTGTTAACAAAGATAATACGGGATACTTCAGAGTCGTTCGCATAGCGCCAGTTGGTTTCTGACTGCGGCTCTACACCGCCGGAACCGCAGAATACACCGATACCGCCATCCAGAACTTTCAGGGAGCGATACACTTCGACGGTGAAGTCAACGTGTCCGGGGGTGTCGATTACGTTAAAGCGGTGACCTTTCCAGAAACAGGTTACGGCCGCTGACTGAATGGTAATACCACGCTCAGATTCCTGTTCCATGAAGTCGGTGGTTGCTGAACCATCATGGGTGTCACCAGCGCGGTGAATACGGCCGGTCAGCTTCAGGATACGTTCGGTGGTGGTGGTTTTGCCCGCGTCTACGTGGGCGAAAATACCAATGTTTCTGTATAGGGAGAGGTCTGTCATAACTATTCTCGGTTGGAAGAGAGAAAATTCGCGCGCTACTTTACCCGTTTTTTTTTCCGTTTTCTCGCGTTTTTGCACTTTTTGTGCCGGAATTTGTGCGTCAAACCAGAAAAAAGCCCGGGCTGGCGGGGTGCGAATGGCTGCAGGCGCGCGTTGCGGCCTGTTGACAGTGAGGTGGTGACGGGTATTATTGCCCGCCACAGGGCATGCCGGAAATGTTTCCGCATGGCTAACATTCAGCTTTCTATGAGGATACGGCTGTGGCAAAGGAAACGTTTGAACGTTCCAAACCCCACGTAAACGTGGGCACTATCGGTCACGTTGACCACGGTAAAACCACTCTGACCGCGGCACTGACCCGCGTATGTTCAGAAGTATGGGGCGGTAAAGCAGTAGCGTTCGACGGTATCGACAAGGCACCGGAAGAGCGTGAGCGTGGTATCACCATTTCTACTTCTCACGTTGAATACGAGTCACCGACCCGCCACTACGCACACGTAGATTGCCCGGGCCACGCCGACTACGTTAAAAACATGATTACCGGTGCTGCCCAGATGGACGGCGCGATCCTGGTGTGTGGTTCAACTGACGGCCCGATGCCGCAGACCCGTGAGCACATCCTGCTGTCCCGTCAGGTAGGCGTACCTTACATTGTTGTGTTCCTGAACAAAGCTGACCTGCTGGCTGAAGACTGCGGCGGCGCGGATTCTGACGAATACGCCGAGATGCTGGAGCTGGTAGAAATGGAACTGCGTGACCTGCTGTCTGAATACGACTTCCCGGGTGACGACACTCCGATTATCCCAGGTTCTGCGCTGATGGCCCTGAACGGCCAGGATGAGAACGGCATGGGTACTTCTGCCGTTAAGAAACTGGTAGAAACTCTGGATGCTTACATTCCGGAACCTGAGCGTGCCATCGACGGCGCCTTCCTGATGCCGATCGAAGACGTATTCTCCATTCAGGGTCGTGGTACCGTAGTAACCGGTCGTGTAGAGCGTGGTATCGTTCGTACGGGTGAAGAACTGGCCATCGTTGGTATTCGTGAAACCACCAAGACCACCTGTACCGGTGTGGAAATGTTCCGCAAGATCCTGGACGAAGGCCGTGCTGGTGAAAACGTTGGTGTACTGCTGCGTGGTACCAAGCGTGATGACGTAGAGCGTGGTCAGGTACTGGCCAAGCCGGGCTCCATCACCCCGCACACCAAGTTTGAATCCGAAGTCTACGTACTGGGCAAAGACGAAGGCGGCCGTCACACTCCGTTCTTCAAAGGCTACCGTCCGCAGTTCTACTTCCGTACCACTGACGTAACCGGTTCAGTAGAACTGCCGGAAGGCGTAGAGATGGTAATGCCGGGCGACAACGTGAAACTGGTTGTTACCCTGATTCACCCGATCGCGATGGACGACGGTCTGCGCTTTGCGATCCGTGAAGGCGGCCGTACTGTAGGCGCCGGTGTTGTGGCTAAGATCATTGAATAATTCGCCCGGAGCGAATTATGACAGCCGGAGGCTGGCCCGATAGGGCGAGGGCAGGAAGCCCGCAGCAATGATGATTTTTGCCAGACGCTAGACGCTAGACGCTAGACGCTACAAGCGAAAAGCCGAAAGCGACAAAAAGCCCTGCCAGTAATGGTGGGGCTTTTTTTATGAGAGGAATAAAATGCTTCCAGCTTCCAGCTTCCAGCGTCTCCCGTCTCCCGTCTCCCGTCTCCCGTCTCCCGTCTCCCGTCTCCCGTCTCCCGTCTCCCGTCTCCCGTCACCCGTCACCCGTCACCCGTCACCCGTCACCCGTCACCCGTCACCCGTCTTTTTACCCATTCAGTATTGTGGTTGACACTTTTTGTACAGCCGCATACAATTCGCGTCCCCTTATTTCCGGGGGAAATGAGCTCTTGCACATAAAACTTGGAGTTTGGTAATGCAAAACCAACGAATCCGTATCCGTCTGAAGGCGTTCGACCATCGACTGATCGATACATCGACTCAGGAGATTGTTGATACTGCCAAGCGTACGGGCGCTCAGGTACGCGGTCCGATCCCGCTGCCGACTCGTAAAGAGCGTTATACCGTTCTGATCTCTCCGCACGTCAACAAAGACGCGCGCGATCAGTACGAAATCCGTACCCATAAGCGCATGCTCGACATCGTTGAGCCGACTGAAAAGACGGTAGATGCGCTGATGAAACTGGATCTGGCTGCCGGCGTGGAAGTTCAGATCAGCCTGGGTTAATTCGTTAACCTTAAGGCTCTGTGTAACGCCTGAAAGGGCGGCCATAGCGGGTAAAAAGCCCCATACACGTGAGGTAAATAAAAATGGCAATTGGTATTGTCGGTAAGAAAGCGGGTATGACCCGTGTATTTACCGAGGAAGGTCAATCTGTCGCAGTGACTGTTGTTCATGTAACTCCTAACCGTGTTTCTCAGGTTAAGAACGTTACCACTGACGGCTACAGCGCTCTGCAGATTACATACGGCGAGAAGAAAGCTTCCCGTCTGACAAAAGCTGAAGCTGGCCACTTTGCGAAAGCAAACGTTGAAGCCGGTCGTGGCGTTATGGAATTCCGCACTGAAGAAGCTCTGAGCATTGGTGATGAGCTGACCGTTGCGCAATTCGAAGCAGGTCAGAAAGTTGACGTGACTGGTTCTTCCAAGGGTAAAGGCTTCCAGGGCGGTGTTAAGCGCTGGAATTTCCGTACTCAGGATATGACCCACGGTAACTCCCTGTCCCATCGTGCTCCTGGTTCTATCGGTCAGTGCCAAACTCCTGGCCGCGTGTGGAAGGGCAAGAAGATGGCAGGACACATGGGTGCAGAACAGGTGACTACCCAGTCTCTGGAAATTGTACGCGTGGATGCAGAAAACAATCTGCTGCTGATCAAGGGTGCTGTGCCAGGTGCGACTGGTTCCGATGTGATTGTTAAACCAGCTGTAAAGGCTAAGGGGTAAGCAATGGAACTGAAAACTAACACTGGCGCCGCTGTAGCTGTTTCTGACGCTGCATTTGGTCGCGAATTCAATGAAGCCCTGGTTCACCAGATTGTTACCGCCTATATGGCTGGTGGACGTCAGGGTACCAAAGCACAAAAAACCCGTTCTGAAGTAAGCGGTGGTGGTATCAAGCCATGGCGTCAGAAGGGAACCGGTCGTGCCCGTTCAGGTACCTCCAACTCCCCGATCTGGCGTTCAGGTGGCGTTACATTCGCTGCCAAGCCACGCAGCTTTGAACAGAAAGTAAACAAGAAAATGTATCGCGCGGCGATGCAGTCCATCTTGTCTGAGCTGGTCCGTCAGGAGCGCCTGGTTGTTGCCGATTCTTTCGCTGTGGAATCCCACAAGACCAAAGAATTTGTTGCCAAGCTGAAAGAAATGGATCTGCGCAACGTATTGATCGTTGCCGATGAGATCGACGAAAAACTGTACCTGGCGGCGCGTAATGTTCCGCACGTTGGTATTACCGAAGCTTCGGCTATTGATCCTGTCAGCCTGATTGCTTTCGAAAAGGTACTGGTGACTGTGCCCGCCCTGAAGAGACTTGAGGAGGCTTACGCATGAACCGTGAGCGTATCTACAAAGTGCTGGTAGCTCCGCACATCTCTGAAAAAGCAACTCTGGTTGCAGAGAAACACGGTCAGTATGTTTTCCGTGTTGCTCCGGATGCCACCAAGCCTGAAATCAAAAAGGCTGTTGAAGCGCTGTTCGAAGTGAAAGTTGACTCCGTACAGACTGTCAACATCAAAGGTAAAACCAAGCGTACTGCCCGTGGTGTAGGCAAGCGTAACGATGTGCGTAAAGCATACGTTCGTTTGGCAGCCGGTCAGGACATCGACTTCGCAGACGCGGAATAAGGGGAATTAAGTCATGGCATTGGTGAAAACTAAACCGACTTCTCCCGGACGTCGTCATGTGGTGAAAGTCGTTAACCAGGAACTGCACAAAGGTCAGCCTTTTGCTGCATTGCTGGAAAAGAAAAACAAGCACGGTGGTCGTAACAACAACGGTCATATCACTACCCGTCATAAAGGTGGTGGCCACAAGCAGCATTACCGTCTGGTCGACTTCAAGCGCGACAAAGATGGCGTGCCGGCAGTGGTTGAACGTCTGGAATACGATCCGAACCGCAGCGCTAACATTGCTCTGCTGAAGTACGCTGACGGTGAGCGTCGCTACATTCTGGCCCCGAAAGGTATCTCTGCCGGCGACTCAGTCGTTTCTGGTGAAGATGCACCGATCAAAGCCGGTAGCGCCATGTCACTGCGCAACGTACCGGTGGGTTCTGTTGTTCACAACGTTGAACTGAAGCCAGGTAAAGGCGGCCAGATGGCACGTTCAGCCGGTGCTTCCGCTCAGGTTGTAGCTCGTGAAGGTATGTACTGCACCCTGCGTCTGCGTTCTGGCGAGATGCGTAAAGTGCTGTCCGACTGCCGCGCAACCATCGGTGAAGTAGGTAACTCTGAACACGCTCTGCGTGTACTGGGTAAAGCGGGTGCATCACGCTGGCGTGGCGTCCGTCCGACCGTTCGTGGTACTGCCATGAACCCGGTTGATCACCCGCATGGTGGTGGTGAAGGCCGTACCTGTGGTAAGCACCCGGTTACTCCGTGGGGCGTTGCTACCAAGGGTTACAAGACTCGTAAGAATAAGCGTACCGATAATCTCATCGTACGTCGTCGTTCTGCGAAATAATTAGAGAGGATAGAACTGTGCCACGTTCATTGAAAAAAGGTCCGTTTATCGACCATCACTTGATGAAGAAGGTAGAGGCCGCTCTTGAGAAGAACGACAAACGTCCGATCAAGACCTGGTCCCGCCGCTCCACAATCTTCCCGGATTTCGTGGGGCTGACACTTGCCGTACATAACGGCAAAACACACATGCCTGTTTTCGTAACTGAAGACATGGTTGGACATAAACTCGGCGAATTCGCTCTGACCCGTACTTATAAAGGTCACGTAGCGGATAAGAAAGCCAAACGTTAATAAGAGGTGAAACATGTCTGAAGTAGCCGCTGTATTACGTGGTGCTCGCTTATCTGCTCAGAAAGCACGTCTGGTTGCGGATAGCATCCGTGGCAAGAATGTTGGTGAAGCTCTGAATATCCTGTCTTTCAGCAACAAGAAAGGCGCAGACATCATCAAGAAAGTGCTGGAATCTGCCATCGCCAATGCTGAGCACAATGATGGTGCCGATGTGGACGAACTGAAGGTTTCTACCGTGTTCGTAAACGAAGGCATGACTATGAAGCGCATTCTGCCGCGTGCGAAAGGCCGTGCCGATCGCATTATGAAGCGCACTTGTCACATCACTGTGAAAGTTTCAGAACAATAGGAGTTGGTCAGATGGGTCAGAAAGTTCATCCAACCGGGATCCGCTTAGGTATTACCAAAGACCATAATTCGGTCTGGTATGCCGGTAAGGATAAATACGCCGACAACCTGCTGGCTGACATCGCTGTTCGTTCTCTGATCGAAAAGCGCCTGGAAAAAGCCTCTGTCAGCAAGATCGTTATCGAGCGCCCGGCACAAAACGCCAAAGTCACTATTCACACTGCCCGTCCGGGTATCGTGATCGGTAAAAAAGGCGAAGACGTAGAAGTTCTGCGTAAAGATATCAGCGATCTGATGGGTATCCCGGTACACATCAATATCGAAGAAGTTCGTAAACCGGATCTGGATGCCAAACTGGTAGCACAAAGCGTTGCCAGCCAGCTCGAGCGCCGTGTGATGTTCCGTCGTGCTATGAAGCGCGCGGTACAGAACGCCATGCGTGGTGGTGCTGAAGGTATCAAAATCCAGGTGAGCGGCCGTTTAGGTGGTGCTGAAATCGCTCGTACCGAATGGTACCGCGAAGGCCGCGTACCGCTGCACACTCTGCGTGCAGACATCGACTACGCGACTTACGAAGCACACACTACCTATGGTGTTATTGGCGTAAAAGTATGGATCTTCAAAGGCGAGATCCTCGGTGGTATCCAAGAGGTACGTGACCGCGCCAAGAACCAGGGCAAAAAGAAAACCGGTCGTTCATAAGGGGAATTAGTTATGTTGTTACCAAAACGTACAAAGTTCCGTAAAGTTCAGACCGGCCGCAACCGCGGTTTGGCGATCCGGGGCTCCAAAGTGAGCTTCGGTGAGTACGCTCTGAAGGCTACTGGACGTGGTCGCCTGACTTCACGTCAGATCGAGTCAGCACGTCGTGCTCTGACCCGTAAAGTGAAGCGTGGTGGTAAAATCTGGATCCGCGTGTTCCCGGACAAGCCGATTACCGAAAAGCCTCTTGAAGTGCGGATGGGTAAAGGTAAGGGTAACGTTGAATACTGGGTATGCCAGATTCAGCCGGGTCGTGTTCTGTACGAAATCGAAGGTGTACCGGAAGAGCTGGCGCGTGAAGCATTTGCTCTGGCTGCTGCCAAGCTGCCATTCGAAACCACCTTTGTTAAACGGACGGTGCTGTGATGAAAGCAAGTGAACTGAAGAACAAGTCAGTGGCTGAGCTGCAATCTCAGCTGGAAGAACTGTTGGGCGATCAATTTAAACTGCGTATGCAGAAGGCAACCGGTCAGCTGGGTCAGAACCATCTGATCAGCCAGGCC is part of the Venatoribacter cucullus genome and encodes:
- the rplP gene encoding 50S ribosomal protein L16, translating into MLLPKRTKFRKVQTGRNRGLAIRGSKVSFGEYALKATGRGRLTSRQIESARRALTRKVKRGGKIWIRVFPDKPITEKPLEVRMGKGKGNVEYWVCQIQPGRVLYEIEGVPEELAREAFALAAAKLPFETTFVKRTVL
- the rpmC gene encoding 50S ribosomal protein L29 is translated as MKASELKNKSVAELQSQLEELLGDQFKLRMQKATGQLGQNHLISQARRDIARVKTVLAQKAGE